CCACAAAAATACAATCTTTCTTGGTGTTGTGCTCGGAATTTAAGTATTTTTAGCCTTCATTTTAAATTTTTTAACGATGCTGAAACCAATTGCTTTTTTGTCCATTTTTTTGTTTGTTTTACTCACAGTTTCGTGCAAAGACGAGGCGCAGAAGTCTGAAGACGTAACAGTAGCCAATCCACCCTCTAAAGTTGCTCCGGCTATTCCTGTGAAGCGTGCAGCAAAAAAAGATTTAACAGCAGAGGATATAGCCGAATTGAAAAGTGTAATGGTTCGCATTATGACCGAAGCGAAAGTAAAGAAGTTTGCGAGTTATCTGGTAACAGCCGAATTGACAGACCAATTAACCGGAAACGGACCATTTACGGTTTTTGCGCCCACAAATACGGCCTTAGAATCTTTAACTTCTGAAAGAACTTTATTTTATTCAAATACAGGAAATAGAGCAAAGCTGAAAGAAATGTTGAACGGACATATTGTATCGGAAAAAATTACAAAAGAAACATTACTGCAATCTATTGACAAAAACGGGAAAGCAAAATTCCAAACCTTGGCAGGAACTACATTGACAGCCGAAAAATTGGGCGATGCCATTATAATTTCTGATGGAAAAACGGGCAAAGCCACTGTTGTTAGCAACGGTGTGGAAGCATCTAATGGGGTTGTGTTTATGATAGACGGCGTGTTAAACGTTAACTAAAACACGTTTACTTCTGGCTCAATAAAAATGCCGGTCATTTCTTTTACCTTTTTTTGAATTGCCATGGCAAGTTGCCAAATTTCATTTCCGGTGGCAGTCCCGTAATTTACCAAAACTAAAGCTTGGTTTTTATGCACACCCGCATCACCAAAGCGTTGACCTTTAAATCCAGCTTTTTCAATTAGCCAACCTGCTGGTATTTTAAATTCGGTTGGGGAAATTTCATAAAATGGCGCCTCGGGAAATTTTTTTCGAAAGTCTTGAAATGTTTGGGCGTCAACTACTGGGTTTTTAAAAAAGCTGCCGCTATTGCCCAAAACTTTCGGGTCTGGAAGTTTTGATTGTCGAATTGAAATTACGGCATCGGAAATATCTTTTATAGTGGCTGTTTCAATATTTTTATCGGCTAAAATTTTTTGAATGTCGCCATATGAAATACTAAGGTTATGATTAGTCTTTGTTAGTTTAAAAGTTACACTGGTTATAATGTACTTTCCTTTAGCTTCATTTTTAAATATTGAATTTCGGTATTCAAAAGCGCATTCGGCTTTGCTAAACTTCTTTTCCTTTAACGTTTCAATTTCTATCGCTGTGCAGCTCACAAAAGTATCTTTCAGCTCTACGCCGTACGCCCCTATATTTTGGACTGGCGCTGTACCAACATTTCCTGGAATGAGCGAAAGATTTTCTAAACCACCAAAATTGTTTGCTATGCAATACTGCACAAATTCGTGCCAGTTTTCGCCTGCCATGGCTTTAACAAAAACTTCGGTTTTGGTTTCTGTTAAAATTTCAATACCCTTTAAATTTATATGAAGAACAATGGCGTCCAAATGGTCAGTTAGTAGCATATTGCTGCCACCGCCGAGGATAAAAAAATTTCTCCCCGATTTGTTGGAAAGCGCATGTTTTAATTCTTCAATAGTTTCAACCGAAACAAAATAGCGTGCATTGGCGGCTATTCCGAATGTATTGTATTCTTTAAGCGATTTGTTTTCTTCAATGCGCATTAATCATTATATTTTTCAAGCGCAATTTTTAAGATTTCTACTGCTCTAACGAGGCTTTCTTTTTTTAAAACATAGGCAATTCTAACTTGATTTAAACCCACGCCAGCGGTAGAGTAGAAGCCGGCCGCAGGTGCAACCATAATGGTTTCGCCATTGTCGTCAAATTCTTCCAGCAACCATTGTGCAAATTTATCGCTGTTCTTTACGGGCAATTGTACAATACAATAAAATGCGCCTTTTGGTTCGCCCACGATTACTCCAGGAATGGCTTTTAAAGCAGCCACTAATGTATTTCTTCTGTCTTGGTATTCGGTAATTACTTCATCAAAATAACTTTGTGGGGTTTGTAACGCTGCTTCACTGGCAATCTGTGCGAAAGTTGGGGGGCTTAAACGTGCTTGTGCAAATTTTAAGGCCGTAGCGATTACTTGTTTGTTTTTTGAAACCAAACATCCTATTCGGGCGCCACACATGCTGTATCTTTTTGAAACGGAATCTATTATTATTCCGTTTTCGGCCAAACTTTCCTCTTCTAAAATAGAGTAGTGTTTAGAGCCATCATAAGTAAACTCACGATACACTTCATCGGCTACCAAAAACAAATCGTGCTTTTTTACAATTGCTGCCAGTGTTTTAATTTCTTCTTTTGAATACAGATATCCAGTGGGATTCCCAGGATTGCAGATAAGAATAGCCTTTGTTTTTGGAGTAATAAGTTTTTCGAATTCTGAAATTGGAGGCAGGGCAAAGTTGTCTTCAATCTTTGAAATAACGGGAACAATATTTACGTCAGATGCTGTGGCAAAGCCATTATAGTTGGCATAAAATGGTTCGGGAATAATTATTTCATCGCCTGCATCGGCAATGCTTCCCATGGCAAAAAGGAGTGCTTCGCTTCCACCGGTGGTAACAATTAGATCGTTTGCCTCAACGGGAATGTTGTTTTTTTGATAATATTTTGCAATTTTTTCACGGTATTCCTGTGAACCTTCAGAGCGCGTATAGGCGAGAATCTCCAAATTGTGGTGTGCCACTGCCTCCATTGCAATTTCGGGCGATTTTATATCGGGCTGACCAATGTTTAAGTGATAAACGGTTTTATTTGCTTTGTACGCTTTTTCGGCGTAGGGTACCAACTTGCGGATAGGTGATTCCGGCATGTGCTTCCCTTTATTTGAAACTGAAGGCATAGTGAAATATTTTGTCGCAAAGTTGCGAAATATATTTATAATTCCATTGGGCCTAATGCAACATTCATCTTTTTTTTATATCTTCAAGTGTTTTCAATTTAAATCTTAAAAATTTGCATAAATCGTTAATCGTGGGGCTTTTGTTGATATTTTCTGCTTCCTTGGCGGCCCAAAGCGGATTTTTGTTGAATAATAATAGAAAGAGGAATCGAATTCCCTTTAAATTGGTAAACAACTTACCGATAGTTCAAATTGAAGTTAACGGTACACCGTTGTCTTTTATACTTGATACCGGTGTAAAATCTACAATTTTATTTAGTCTGGAGGAGGCCGATAGTCTTCAACTTCGCAATACATCGCCTGTAATGCTGCAAGGCTTGGGATCGGGTGGGGCGGTAGAAGCACTAAAGAGCTTGAACAACAAAGTAAAGGTTGGTAATGCCATAGATACGAGCCATTCACTCTTCGTGATTTTTGATAGTACTTTAAATTTTTCACCACGCATGGGTATTCCTGTACATGGAATTTTAGGAAATGATTTTTTTCAGAATTTTATTGTGAAGATAAATTATTCAACACAGGTAATAACCATTTATAACCCTGAAAAATACAGCTTGAAATCTTGCAGAAAATGTGAAGATTTACCCTTAAATTTTGTGGGAGGCAAACCTTATATTGTATTACAAATTGAATCTGAAAATAAGCGGGAAGACGTAACGCTTTTAGTAGATTCTGGTTCGAGTGATGTAATGTGGATCTTTGATCATCGCGATTTTATAAGTGAATCTCCCAAAAATTATTTTAACGATTTTCTGGGTTTGGGATTAAGTGGGGATATATATGGAAAGCGCGCGAGGATACCAGGGCTATCTGTTGGTGATTTTCATTTAAAAGAAGTAAACACGTCATTTCCAGATAATGATGCAGTCTTAAAAGCGCGTCGTTATGAGGAGCGCGATGGCAGTGTTGGTGGTGGTTTTTTGAGCAGGTTTACGGTAACTTTTGATTATGCCAATGCAATAGTCCGCTTCAAAAAAAACAGCAAGTTTAAGGAGCCATTTAATTATAATATGAGTGGCTTAACTTTGGAGCACGATGGTATGGAACTCGTAAAAGAAGAATGGCAAGCGAGGGTGAATACAGCAAGAGCAAACCAGAATGAGAGTTTAACGGTTAATAGTATTTCGGTAACAACCGAAGTTCACTTTTCGTTAGTGCCCAAATATGTCGTGGTGGCGGTTCGTGAAGATTCTCCCGCAGCATTAGCAGGAATTAAAATAGGAGACGAAATTGTAACTATTAACGGCAAACCTTCCTATCAATACAAATTGTACGAATTATTAGATTTGTTCTCTTCCGATGTAGGCCGTAGAATAGCTGTGGAAATTAAAAGAGGAAAATATATCAATAAATTTAAATTTACTCTTAAAAGTGTATTCTAAAAAAAATCCGGAGGAAGCCAATTGCTTCCTCCGGATTCAATTTATAAATAGTAAAATTATTTAGCTTTTTTCTAAAACGCTTGCCGAGTCGCTCAATACTTCACCTTTAATCTTTAAGGCAACCATAGGTTCGCTGGCATTAGAATAAACTGTAATGGTTTTTCTAATTGGGCCAACACGATTAGTATCGTACTTTACCTCAATAGTGTTGCTGGCACCAGGTGCTATCGGGCCATTAGGTTTTTTAGGAACGGTGCAGCCGCAGCTAGACTTAACGTCACTAATAATAAGCGGTGCGTCTCCAGTATTTGTGAACTCAAATACGCGAACGCCGTCACTGCCTTTGGCAATTGTGCCGTAATCTACCGTATCTGCTTTGAAACTAATTTTTGCTTGTTGCGCTTGGGTGGTAAAACCTACAATAGCAACAAGAGCTATAAGAGCTAATTTTTTCATGATATTGTTTTTTTAGTACATGCTAAAGTATATAACTTTTATAGAACGAGCAAAATAACTTATTCACTTTTATTATACTATAGTTATAATTACTTTTGCACCTCACTGTACAAATACCAGACCAAAGTATGGCTTTAGAAGCAAAATATAATGCAAAACAGATTGAAAACAAGTGGTATAGCTACTGGATGGAAAATGGCTATTTCCATTCTGAAGTTGACGAAAGAACGCCATACACCATCGTAATTCCACCGCCCAATGTAACGGGCGTATTGCATATGGGGCATATGCTAAACAATACATTGCAGGATGTGCTAATTCGCCGTGCCCGTTTGCAGGGTTTTAATGCTTGCTGGGTACCGGGAACCGATCACGCATCTATTGCCACTGAAGCTAAAGTGGTTGCAAAATTAAAAGCAGAAGGAATAGATAAAACAACTCTTTCCAGAGAAGAATTTTTAGAGCACGCTTGGGAATGGACGCATAAACATGGCGGAATAATCCTCGAGCAGTTAAAAAAACTTGGTGCTTCCTGCGATTGGGAACGCACCAAATTTACCATGGATGATGAAATGTCTGCCTCTGTTGTTAAAGTGTTTGTAGATCTTTATCGTAAAGGAAATATATACCGAGGCTTCCGAATGGTAAATTGGGACCCGCAAGCTAAAACTACCCTTTCGGACGAAGAAGTTATTTATGAAGAAAAACAAGGTAATCTCTATTACCTAAATTATAAAATAGAAGGTAGCAGCGAAACTCTAACCATCGCAACTACCCGTCCCGAAACCATTTTGGGCGATACTGCTATTTGTATAAATCCAAATGATGAACGCTTTGCACACCTTCGCGGTAAAAAAGCAATCGTTCCAGTTTGTAATCGTATAATTCCTATAATTGAAGACGTATATGTAGATGTAGAATTTGGAACAGGCTGCTTAAAAGTAACTCCTGCTCATGACGAAAATGATAAAATGCTGGGCGATAGGCACAATTTAGAAATTGTAGATATACTTAACGATGATGGTACTTTAAACAGTAATGGTCTACACTACAAAGGGAAGGATCGCTTTGTGGTTCGAAAGGAAATTGTAAAAGAGCTTGAAGAAATGGGTGTGGTTAAAAAAATTGAAACCCATCTCCACAAGGTTGGAACCAGTGAACGTACTGGTGCCGTAATTGAGCCAAAATTAAGCGACCAATGGTTTCTTAAAATGAAGGAACTTGCACAACCTGCTTTAGATGCTGTGCTTGAAAAAGAAGTAAACCTAGTTCCAGAAAAGTTTGTGAATACCTATCGTCACTGGATGGAAAATGTACGCGACTGGAATATTTCGCGTCAGCTTTGGTGGGGACAACAGATTCCGGCGTATTTCTATGGCGATGGGAAAGAAGATTTTGTAGTTGCCGAAAATATTGAAGAAGCAGTGAAATTGGCACAAGAAAAATCAGGCAACGATCAATTAAAAGCGACCCACTTATCACAAGATCCCGATGCTTTGGATACTTGGTTCTCGTCTTGGCTTTGGCCTATTTCCGTTTTTAACGGAATCTTGGAGCCAGACAATAAGGAAGTAAACTACTATTATCCAACCAACGACCTAGTTACCGCTCCCGAAATATTGTTTTTCTGGGTAGCGCGAATGATAATTGCTGGTTACGAATACAGAAATGAAAAACCGTTTACCAATGTTTACTTAACAGGTATTGTACGCGACAAACAGCGTAGAAAAATGAGCAAATCATTGGGTAATTCTCCAGATCCAATTGAGTTGATGGAGCAATACGGCGCAGACGGCGTTCGTGTGGGTATGTTGCTAAGCTCCCCCGCGGGCAACGATTTAATGTTCGATGAAGATCTGTGTAAACAAGGAAGTGGTTTTGTAAATAAAATCTGGAACGCGTATAGATTAATAGACGGTTGGGAAGTTTCCACAGAAATGGAACAATCGCAAAGCGATGTAATTGCGCTACAGTGGTACCGGAGTAAATTCCAGAAAACACTTGCCGAAATTGAAGATCACTACGGCAAATATCGTATCAGCGATGCTTTAATGGCTACTTATAAATTAGTTTGGGACGATTTCTGCTCATGGCTTTTAGAAATGGTAAAACCGCCGTTTGGAGAAAAGATTTCAGCAAAAACCTATTTGGAAGTAATTTCGGTGTTGGAAGATAATTTAAAAATTTTACATCCATTTGTTCCATTTATTTCTGAAGAAATCTGGCAGCATATCACACAACGCGATAGTCAGGAAGCATTAATTATTTCTGAATGGCCAAAAATGAACTCGTTCAATGCACCGATAATACGAGATTTTGAATTTGCTTCGGAAGTTATCTCAGGAATTAGAACCATTAGAAAGGAAAAGAATATTTCGTTTAAAGACGCAATTACACTATCCGTACTCAATAGTGAAGGGGCTTCAAAAGAATTTGACGCTGTAATAGCAAAGCTTGGCAATGTTTCGGAATTAAATTATATTTCAGAAAAACTGGATGGCGCACTTACCTTTCGCGTAAAGAGCAACGAATATTTTATACCTATTGCCGGCGCTATTAATGTAGAAGAAGAAATAGCAAAACTTTCTGAAGAACTTAAATACACCGAAGGTTTCTTAAAAAGTGTTCAAGGAAAATTAAAAAATGAGCGCTTTGTAAGTGGTGCTCCAGAAAAAGTTGTTGCTCTGGAAAGACAAAAAGAAGCAGATGCCCTTGCAAAGATTGAAACCCTAAAATCAAGCCTTGAAGGATTAAAGTAGGTTGAGCTAAATTACAATCTTACCGTTCCGGTATTTTCGTAGAATTCGCATAATTGAATTCAATGATCGAAATATCTGAACGGTAAATTTTTACATCTTATGGTTTTAAAATACCTATAAATTACTGTAAATGAGTTGTGTTGATTTTAAAATGCGGCTGGATATTCGTAACTTGTATAAAAACCCAACAATTATGGATCAGTCAAAATATAATGAAATGCAGGCAATGCTGCACAAATTGGAAGATATTAAAAACAGTCAAAAAAGTATTATCGACAAAATTAACCACGTAATAACTGATTTGTTTCAGCACCCCGATAAAGATCTTGAAAAAGCAATGGAAGCAGCACACGAACGCGCATCAATAAATGTTGAAAAGATTGCTGCCGCAATTGAAGAATACGAAATTAAATTTAACAAAGCCCAGCAATCTTAAGCCGTTTGCAAGACCCACACTATTTGCGGTATAAAAAATATTGGTTTACGGCTTCTATATAAAGTTCTTTTGCTTCATCTGGAGTGAGGCCACGAGTTTGGAATAGCGCATTGGTTTTAAAGGCAGAAATATGCGGTTTTCTTCCGCTGGGTTGGTGGGCGTCGTTGGTTGCGCGCTTGTAATATGCGTAGAGACGCAACAGTACATCGGCCGGAAAAGGCTCTTGATGATTGTTAATGCTCTTTACCGCATTTTTAAAAGCGATGTCTAATTCTTCAGAAGTCATTATTTTTCGGCAATTACTGTAATTCCTCCCTTAACTTTTTGATTGAGAGCAACTTTTATTTTAGCATCGAGAGGTAAAAATATATCTACACGCGACCCAAATTTTATAAAACCACTGTCGTCCGCTTGATTAACTTCCTGATTAACTTTAGCGTAGTTTACAATTCGTTTTGCAAGTGCTCCTGCAATTTGTCTAAATAAAATAGCTCCAAAGGCATCATTCTTCACCACTACGGTAGTGCGTTCATTTTCTTCGGAAGACTTCGGGTGCCAAGCCACTAAATATTTGCCTGGATGGTATTTGCTGTAAACCACTTTTCCCGCTACCGGATACCGAGTAATATGTACATT
This region of Aequorivita marisscotiae genomic DNA includes:
- a CDS encoding fasciclin domain-containing protein → MLKPIAFLSIFLFVLLTVSCKDEAQKSEDVTVANPPSKVAPAIPVKRAAKKDLTAEDIAELKSVMVRIMTEAKVKKFASYLVTAELTDQLTGNGPFTVFAPTNTALESLTSERTLFYSNTGNRAKLKEMLNGHIVSEKITKETLLQSIDKNGKAKFQTLAGTTLTAEKLGDAIIISDGKTGKATVVSNGVEASNGVVFMIDGVLNVN
- the murB gene encoding UDP-N-acetylmuramate dehydrogenase, coding for MRIEENKSLKEYNTFGIAANARYFVSVETIEELKHALSNKSGRNFFILGGGSNMLLTDHLDAIVLHINLKGIEILTETKTEVFVKAMAGENWHEFVQYCIANNFGGLENLSLIPGNVGTAPVQNIGAYGVELKDTFVSCTAIEIETLKEKKFSKAECAFEYRNSIFKNEAKGKYIITSVTFKLTKTNHNLSISYGDIQKILADKNIETATIKDISDAVISIRQSKLPDPKVLGNSGSFFKNPVVDAQTFQDFRKKFPEAPFYEISPTEFKIPAGWLIEKAGFKGQRFGDAGVHKNQALVLVNYGTATGNEIWQLAMAIQKKVKEMTGIFIEPEVNVF
- a CDS encoding pyridoxal phosphate-dependent aminotransferase, producing the protein MPSVSNKGKHMPESPIRKLVPYAEKAYKANKTVYHLNIGQPDIKSPEIAMEAVAHHNLEILAYTRSEGSQEYREKIAKYYQKNNIPVEANDLIVTTGGSEALLFAMGSIADAGDEIIIPEPFYANYNGFATASDVNIVPVISKIEDNFALPPISEFEKLITPKTKAILICNPGNPTGYLYSKEEIKTLAAIVKKHDLFLVADEVYREFTYDGSKHYSILEEESLAENGIIIDSVSKRYSMCGARIGCLVSKNKQVIATALKFAQARLSPPTFAQIASEAALQTPQSYFDEVITEYQDRRNTLVAALKAIPGVIVGEPKGAFYCIVQLPVKNSDKFAQWLLEEFDDNGETIMVAPAAGFYSTAGVGLNQVRIAYVLKKESLVRAVEILKIALEKYND
- a CDS encoding aspartyl protease family protein — protein: MHKSLIVGLLLIFSASLAAQSGFLLNNNRKRNRIPFKLVNNLPIVQIEVNGTPLSFILDTGVKSTILFSLEEADSLQLRNTSPVMLQGLGSGGAVEALKSLNNKVKVGNAIDTSHSLFVIFDSTLNFSPRMGIPVHGILGNDFFQNFIVKINYSTQVITIYNPEKYSLKSCRKCEDLPLNFVGGKPYIVLQIESENKREDVTLLVDSGSSDVMWIFDHRDFISESPKNYFNDFLGLGLSGDIYGKRARIPGLSVGDFHLKEVNTSFPDNDAVLKARRYEERDGSVGGGFLSRFTVTFDYANAIVRFKKNSKFKEPFNYNMSGLTLEHDGMELVKEEWQARVNTARANQNESLTVNSISVTTEVHFSLVPKYVVVAVREDSPAALAGIKIGDEIVTINGKPSYQYKLYELLDLFSSDVGRRIAVEIKRGKYINKFKFTLKSVF
- a CDS encoding DUF1573 domain-containing protein; amino-acid sequence: MKKLALIALVAIVGFTTQAQQAKISFKADTVDYGTIAKGSDGVRVFEFTNTGDAPLIISDVKSSCGCTVPKKPNGPIAPGASNTIEVKYDTNRVGPIRKTITVYSNASEPMVALKIKGEVLSDSASVLEKS
- a CDS encoding valine--tRNA ligase yields the protein MALEAKYNAKQIENKWYSYWMENGYFHSEVDERTPYTIVIPPPNVTGVLHMGHMLNNTLQDVLIRRARLQGFNACWVPGTDHASIATEAKVVAKLKAEGIDKTTLSREEFLEHAWEWTHKHGGIILEQLKKLGASCDWERTKFTMDDEMSASVVKVFVDLYRKGNIYRGFRMVNWDPQAKTTLSDEEVIYEEKQGNLYYLNYKIEGSSETLTIATTRPETILGDTAICINPNDERFAHLRGKKAIVPVCNRIIPIIEDVYVDVEFGTGCLKVTPAHDENDKMLGDRHNLEIVDILNDDGTLNSNGLHYKGKDRFVVRKEIVKELEEMGVVKKIETHLHKVGTSERTGAVIEPKLSDQWFLKMKELAQPALDAVLEKEVNLVPEKFVNTYRHWMENVRDWNISRQLWWGQQIPAYFYGDGKEDFVVAENIEEAVKLAQEKSGNDQLKATHLSQDPDALDTWFSSWLWPISVFNGILEPDNKEVNYYYPTNDLVTAPEILFFWVARMIIAGYEYRNEKPFTNVYLTGIVRDKQRRKMSKSLGNSPDPIELMEQYGADGVRVGMLLSSPAGNDLMFDEDLCKQGSGFVNKIWNAYRLIDGWEVSTEMEQSQSDVIALQWYRSKFQKTLAEIEDHYGKYRISDALMATYKLVWDDFCSWLLEMVKPPFGEKISAKTYLEVISVLEDNLKILHPFVPFISEEIWQHITQRDSQEALIISEWPKMNSFNAPIIRDFEFASEVISGIRTIRKEKNISFKDAITLSVLNSEGASKEFDAVIAKLGNVSELNYISEKLDGALTFRVKSNEYFIPIAGAINVEEEIAKLSEELKYTEGFLKSVQGKLKNERFVSGAPEKVVALERQKEADALAKIETLKSSLEGLK
- a CDS encoding acyl-CoA-binding protein; protein product: MTSEELDIAFKNAVKSINNHQEPFPADVLLRLYAYYKRATNDAHQPSGRKPHISAFKTNALFQTRGLTPDEAKELYIEAVNQYFLYRK
- a CDS encoding phosphatidylserine decarboxylase family protein, translated to MFHKEGFKIIFIALVLVIGLSLLANIFIDHPTIRGGVIISLIILLLLVLQFFRNPKRNFLVNPDQVLSSVDGKVVVIEEVFEKEYFNDKRLQVSVFMSPINVHITRYPVAGKVVYSKYHPGKYLVAWHPKSSEENERTTVVVKNDAFGAILFRQIAGALAKRIVNYAKVNQEVNQADDSGFIKFGSRVDIFLPLDAKIKVALNQKVKGGITVIAEK